The following are from one region of the Capsicum annuum cultivar UCD-10X-F1 chromosome 1, UCD10Xv1.1, whole genome shotgun sequence genome:
- the LOC124891368 gene encoding small polypeptide DEVIL 11-like — MMKKQLRFSKLKRMVKQQKGKLYIMRICITMLLCWDKYS, encoded by the coding sequence ATGATGAAGAAGCAGCTGAGGTTTTCAAAGTTAAAAAGAATGGTGAAACAGCAAAAGGGGAAGCTCTATATTATGAGGATTTGCATAACTATGCTTTTGTGTTGGGACAAGTACTCTTAG